Proteins encoded within one genomic window of Prosthecobacter fusiformis:
- a CDS encoding SufE family protein produces the protein MTLQEKQAELIEDLNLIENVQERLAVLNSYIPRVALPEAERSDALLVPGCVSRVWVLGEFREGRCHFRCAADSPMVAGLVALLCHLYTDSEPAEVIAVEPEIWAGCMFHKVLSPTRMNGLAAVRTRLREFAEASIGSTGA, from the coding sequence ATGACCCTGCAGGAAAAACAAGCCGAACTCATCGAAGATCTGAACCTGATCGAAAACGTGCAGGAGCGTCTGGCCGTGCTGAATTCCTATATTCCACGGGTGGCTTTACCGGAAGCAGAACGCAGCGATGCCCTCTTGGTCCCGGGTTGCGTGTCCCGTGTCTGGGTGCTGGGGGAATTTCGTGAAGGACGCTGCCATTTTCGCTGTGCGGCGGATTCACCCATGGTCGCCGGATTGGTGGCTTTATTGTGTCACCTTTACACAGACTCGGAGCCTGCGGAAGTCATCGCAGTGGAACCTGAGATCTGGGCCGGGTGCATGTTTCATAAGGTTTTGTCACCCACGCGTATGAACGGCCTTGCAGCGGTACGTACCCGCCTTCGTGAATTCGCTGAGGCAAGCATTGGCAGCACCGGGGCGTAG
- a CDS encoding LamG-like jellyroll fold domain-containing protein, which translates to MNLKSLIHARLDGEITPEQLAQLEELLREDWQARRLYLELADLHARLLQQPQIAAGRLPKKVVSVSSQTWKSFLPALAAAAVIALAFTLWPHDSPLPEATSNGVAMLSQTMDAEFEQNSMRSGDTLMPGRIKLTKGLAQIEFFSGATALVEGAAEIEVISAWEARCVSGRVRVHVPPAAKGFLMHAPGMKLEDLGTEFALNVKNDSSAVHVFEGEVIAHTNLAPTSLTQGMTLGNTTDDFLRINELQGLVKERQAHRFADWQAWSARTEKDPRLIAYYTFKHRPEDQWDRMVNNLAQPPQEQRHGGAVGARWTQGRWPEKEALEFKRPGDRVRMNLDGTYAAITLACWVKVDSVDKKYNSLLLTDGYDNGEPHWQIYEDGSLMFSIMYRPASAPKGGKPNQIYHSNPVFTADSLGRWHHLAVTYNNQSGQVIQYFDGQEVSREVSALHQPGRDISLGPCEIGNWGLPTAGHQFPIRNLNGAIDEFAIYSAVLSAEEVKAMFETGKVE; encoded by the coding sequence ATGAACTTGAAATCCCTCATTCACGCCAGGCTTGATGGCGAAATCACCCCGGAGCAGCTGGCTCAGTTGGAAGAGCTTTTGCGGGAGGACTGGCAAGCACGTCGCCTTTATCTGGAACTGGCGGATCTCCACGCCCGCCTTCTCCAACAACCCCAAATTGCCGCAGGCCGACTTCCCAAAAAGGTGGTTTCGGTATCCTCACAAACCTGGAAATCTTTTCTTCCTGCCTTAGCTGCCGCCGCAGTCATCGCCCTTGCCTTCACCCTATGGCCGCATGATTCCCCGCTGCCTGAAGCCACTTCAAACGGTGTCGCGATGCTCAGCCAGACGATGGATGCGGAGTTTGAGCAAAACTCAATGCGTAGCGGGGATACCCTGATGCCTGGCCGGATCAAGCTTACCAAGGGTCTGGCGCAGATTGAGTTCTTTAGCGGTGCCACGGCATTGGTCGAAGGCGCGGCCGAGATCGAAGTCATCTCCGCCTGGGAGGCCCGTTGCGTAAGCGGTCGCGTGCGTGTGCATGTCCCACCCGCAGCGAAGGGCTTCCTCATGCATGCGCCTGGAATGAAACTCGAGGATCTAGGCACCGAGTTTGCCCTCAATGTGAAGAATGATAGCAGTGCCGTGCACGTTTTTGAGGGAGAAGTCATTGCCCACACCAACCTGGCACCTACCAGCCTCACGCAGGGCATGACATTGGGAAATACCACGGATGATTTTCTCCGCATCAACGAGCTGCAAGGTCTTGTGAAGGAACGTCAAGCACATCGTTTTGCAGACTGGCAGGCATGGTCTGCACGGACCGAAAAAGACCCGCGTCTCATCGCTTACTACACCTTCAAACACCGGCCCGAGGACCAATGGGACCGCATGGTGAACAACCTGGCGCAGCCTCCACAAGAACAACGTCATGGTGGGGCTGTGGGTGCACGCTGGACCCAGGGCCGATGGCCGGAGAAGGAAGCGCTGGAATTCAAACGCCCGGGCGACCGCGTGCGCATGAATCTGGACGGCACCTATGCCGCAATCACCCTGGCCTGCTGGGTAAAGGTGGACAGTGTGGACAAAAAGTACAATTCCCTGCTCCTCACCGATGGCTACGACAATGGCGAGCCTCATTGGCAGATTTATGAGGACGGAAGCCTGATGTTTTCCATCATGTACCGCCCCGCCAGCGCACCAAAAGGCGGAAAACCTAACCAGATATACCACTCCAATCCCGTCTTCACCGCAGACAGCCTGGGCCGCTGGCACCATCTGGCCGTGACGTATAACAATCAATCAGGCCAGGTCATCCAATACTTCGATGGTCAGGAAGTCAGTCGTGAAGTGTCAGCCCTGCACCAGCCCGGAAGAGACATCTCCTTGGGCCCCTGCGAGATCGGTAACTGGGGGCTTCCCACCGCTGGTCACCAGTTCCCCATCCGCAATCTCAACGGAGCCATTGATGAATTCGCCATTTATAGCGCGGTGCTGTCGGCAGAGGAGGTGAAGGCAATGTTTGAGACGGGAAAGGTGGAATGA
- a CDS encoding RNA polymerase sigma factor: MSLRPASTVRASFPVTAWTQVVAAREGDELASKAALEELCKGYWPAIYTYLRALGCDREEALDETQEFMTHFIQGGGLHNVSPERGRLRSYLRQSLRNHLTTVRRDAARQKRGGGKKFVSMDDVEVFDVPSQPDAADEWFDRRWAWAVVRHAMDRLEERYHRRNRTAVFAALKEGLICPEMLKPYAEIGEALRMTENQVKLEVHRARRRFAEELRTEVAITLSPDSDTDEELRYLMSVLSFE, translated from the coding sequence ATGTCTCTTCGTCCAGCATCCACTGTTCGTGCCTCGTTTCCTGTCACTGCCTGGACTCAGGTGGTGGCGGCACGGGAGGGCGATGAGCTTGCCTCCAAAGCTGCGTTGGAAGAGCTTTGCAAAGGCTACTGGCCGGCCATTTATACCTACCTTCGGGCGTTAGGTTGTGATCGTGAGGAAGCGCTGGATGAGACGCAGGAATTCATGACGCATTTCATCCAGGGTGGGGGGCTGCACAATGTGTCCCCCGAGCGTGGGCGGCTGCGCAGTTACCTGAGGCAATCCCTGCGCAATCACCTGACGACGGTGCGGCGTGATGCGGCCCGCCAGAAGAGAGGCGGAGGAAAAAAATTTGTCTCCATGGATGATGTGGAGGTCTTCGATGTACCCAGTCAGCCGGATGCGGCGGACGAATGGTTTGACCGTCGCTGGGCCTGGGCAGTGGTTAGGCATGCGATGGACCGACTGGAGGAGAGGTATCACCGTCGCAACCGCACCGCTGTTTTTGCAGCGCTGAAAGAAGGTCTGATCTGCCCGGAAATGCTCAAGCCCTATGCTGAGATCGGTGAGGCGCTGCGGATGACGGAAAACCAGGTGAAACTGGAAGTGCATCGTGCCCGCCGCCGTTTCGCTGAAGAGCTGCGGACGGAAGTGGCGATCACGCTTTCGCCTGATTCGGATACGGACGAAGAGTTGCGTTACCTCATGAGTGTCCTGAGTTTTGAGTGA
- a CDS encoding sulfatase family protein — translation MKHLLSCLCLLTFGHLHSEEKPNVIYINCDDLGYGDLACYGAKDIRTPHLDKMAHEGTRFTDFSVTSALCTPSRASLMTGRYPGRSGLAVGVLRPDADKGLPSNEVTLAEVARQAGYATGCIGKWHLGFKPSLRPMDQGFDSYFGVMHNLDHFETVVFEKEGGMPVLRGNEVEKRPAVPAEMTGMYTTEALKFIEAHREKPFFLYLGHAMPHLPFDASEKFKGKSARGLYGDVIEELDDSTGQILDKLKELGLAEKTLVIFTSDNGPERKTPGSAAPLSGGKHTVFEGGLRVPCIAWWPGNIPANRVCDEFISTLDVLPTLAAITGASLPQNLKLDGADISEVLLNASGKSPRKTLYSLYGLKKNRKESMREGPWKLHLTQPPTLFKLTNDVTESSDVAVQNPEMVKHLTDLAVQYREDTRSMQPITPATP, via the coding sequence ATGAAACACCTTTTATCCTGCCTTTGTTTACTCACGTTCGGCCACTTGCATAGCGAGGAAAAGCCTAACGTCATTTACATCAATTGCGATGATCTGGGTTATGGTGATCTCGCGTGTTATGGTGCCAAGGACATCCGTACGCCGCACCTAGACAAGATGGCCCATGAAGGCACTCGGTTTACCGATTTCTCCGTCACCTCAGCACTCTGCACACCATCGCGAGCATCTCTAATGACCGGGCGGTATCCTGGACGGAGTGGACTGGCCGTCGGAGTGCTCAGACCGGATGCGGACAAAGGCTTGCCTAGCAATGAAGTGACACTCGCCGAAGTTGCCCGACAGGCCGGTTATGCGACGGGTTGCATTGGCAAATGGCACCTCGGTTTCAAGCCAAGCCTGAGGCCGATGGATCAGGGATTCGACAGTTATTTTGGGGTGATGCATAACCTGGACCATTTTGAAACGGTGGTTTTCGAAAAGGAAGGGGGCATGCCTGTGCTGAGAGGCAATGAGGTGGAAAAGCGCCCGGCTGTGCCCGCCGAAATGACAGGGATGTACACCACAGAGGCGCTGAAGTTCATCGAAGCCCATCGCGAAAAGCCCTTCTTTTTATACCTGGGTCACGCCATGCCGCATCTGCCCTTTGATGCCTCTGAGAAATTCAAAGGAAAATCTGCCCGGGGTCTTTATGGCGATGTGATCGAAGAACTGGATGACAGCACGGGACAAATTTTGGATAAACTCAAGGAGCTGGGCCTCGCTGAAAAAACACTGGTCATCTTCACCAGCGACAACGGACCGGAACGCAAAACACCAGGCTCGGCAGCACCCTTGAGCGGAGGCAAGCACACAGTTTTCGAAGGCGGACTGCGCGTACCCTGCATCGCCTGGTGGCCCGGCAATATCCCGGCAAATCGAGTCTGCGATGAATTTATCTCCACGCTGGATGTCTTGCCTACCCTGGCCGCAATAACGGGTGCCAGCCTCCCTCAAAATCTAAAACTGGACGGAGCCGACATCAGTGAAGTGCTGCTGAATGCATCTGGGAAGTCCCCTCGCAAAACCCTTTACTCTCTCTACGGCCTGAAAAAGAACCGCAAGGAATCCATGCGTGAAGGCCCCTGGAAACTGCACCTCACCCAGCCGCCCACGCTTTTCAAGCTAACCAACGATGTGACCGAGTCATCCGATGTGGCAGTGCAAAATCCTGAGATGGTCAAACACCTCACGGATTTGGCGGTCCAATACCGTGAAGACACCCGCTCCATGCAACCCATCACCCCTGCAACACCATGA
- a CDS encoding DUF1501 domain-containing protein yields the protein MNRPFFPCPGARALHAPTRREFVYGLGTSLGSVALTSLMASEKSGPLAPKSQQIPAKAKNCIFLMMEGGPSHIDCFDPKPALEKLHLKEFVREGAMKSAMESGKRYYVRSPFKFAQHGQSGAWMSEPWQHLSKVADELCFFRGCQVDSVNHPTAMYQMNCGNRFGGDPAIGAWVSYGLGSMNQDLPGFVVLPEISYPQGGSANWSNGYLPAHFQGTPLRPKGSPILDLKPPQGITEEHQRANLDLLGKLNQKHANDHPWHDELKARMNNYELAFRMQMQVPEVIDIEQEDAKTKELYGIGNDATDAFGRKCLLARKLVEKGVRFVQLYAGTWDSHDYIERAHGNLIRQVDQPIAALIADLKQRGMLEDTLIVWCGEFGRTPDNGVRGGTQYGRDHNPKAMTVWFAGGGVKAGHTIGATDDRGMEAIEDVHHVRDVHVTLLRLLGLDDNRLTFYHAGRFKQLSQFGGQVIDKLIA from the coding sequence ATGAACCGCCCCTTCTTTCCCTGCCCCGGAGCACGGGCGCTGCATGCACCGACGCGGCGTGAATTTGTCTATGGGCTAGGCACCTCCCTGGGCAGTGTGGCGCTCACATCACTGATGGCATCCGAGAAATCAGGCCCCCTGGCACCCAAGTCCCAGCAAATACCAGCCAAAGCAAAGAACTGCATCTTCTTGATGATGGAGGGCGGGCCGAGCCACATCGATTGCTTTGACCCAAAACCTGCTCTGGAGAAACTGCACCTGAAGGAATTTGTGCGGGAGGGAGCGATGAAATCCGCCATGGAAAGCGGGAAGCGTTATTATGTCCGCAGCCCCTTTAAATTTGCGCAGCATGGCCAAAGCGGAGCTTGGATGAGCGAGCCTTGGCAACACCTCAGCAAAGTAGCGGATGAGCTGTGTTTTTTCCGTGGCTGCCAGGTGGACAGCGTGAACCATCCTACAGCGATGTACCAGATGAACTGCGGCAACCGCTTTGGCGGAGATCCCGCCATCGGAGCGTGGGTATCCTACGGGCTAGGTTCGATGAACCAGGACCTGCCAGGCTTTGTGGTCCTGCCAGAGATCAGCTACCCGCAGGGTGGCAGCGCGAATTGGAGCAATGGTTACCTGCCTGCCCACTTTCAAGGCACTCCGCTCCGGCCCAAGGGCAGCCCAATTCTAGACCTGAAGCCCCCCCAGGGAATCACCGAAGAACATCAGCGCGCCAACTTGGACCTCTTGGGCAAGCTTAACCAAAAGCATGCCAACGACCATCCCTGGCATGATGAACTGAAGGCCCGCATGAACAATTATGAGCTGGCCTTCCGCATGCAAATGCAGGTGCCGGAGGTCATCGACATCGAGCAAGAGGATGCCAAGACCAAGGAACTCTACGGCATCGGCAATGATGCCACGGATGCCTTTGGCAGAAAGTGCCTGCTGGCACGCAAGCTGGTGGAAAAAGGAGTGCGCTTTGTACAACTCTATGCTGGCACCTGGGATAGTCACGATTACATCGAAAGAGCCCATGGAAATCTCATCCGCCAAGTGGATCAACCCATCGCTGCCCTGATTGCTGACCTCAAACAACGCGGCATGCTGGAGGATACGCTCATTGTCTGGTGCGGTGAATTTGGCCGCACTCCGGACAATGGTGTGCGCGGTGGCACCCAGTATGGCCGCGATCACAATCCAAAAGCAATGACCGTCTGGTTCGCCGGGGGGGGCGTAAAGGCCGGGCACACCATCGGGGCCACCGATGACCGAGGCATGGAGGCCATCGAGGATGTTCATCACGTCCGCGATGTCCATGTCACTCTTCTGCGCCTTCTCGGCCTGGATGACAACCGGCTGACGTTTTATCACGCAGGCCGCTTTAAGCAGCTCAGCCAGTTCGGTGGTCAGGTCATTGACAAGCTGATCGCCTAA
- a CDS encoding bifunctional serine/threonine-protein kinase/formylglycine-generating enzyme family protein gives MKKDFFAQIEAEIEEKEPLSLNVQGYEIQELIGGGGMGEVYRAILTARGRVVAMKVVSGRLTRDPEVTARFEAEVAALSQLSHHNVVRVLDHGETVNGRHFLVMEYVDGCDLRRLLRAQRMDMERGLDIFLKVCAGVSHAHQRGLVHRDIKPANILIGADGTVKVADFGLAKTLVENSTGYSFTQTRDTFGTPYYVAPEVTRSAGIADERADVYALGVLLYELLTGTVPMGQFTPLSAKTGLNKKIDSIVCQALADDPQRRLASVSELANTVEKIANDYRRRHEKKAWSRRVLAVAAVLTMMGLGVAAGAWISSGKLPSYQPLLGLDNARAAVPEKPWENSLGMKFVPLAGTSLLFCTQETRVKDYVVFGKVESEFLPNWRAVALAENDKSAADSIQTPTSWANPGFAQGPDHPVCGMSQLDARFFCAWLTNHEVETGWLKPGQVYRLPTDAEWSLAACIEDDPGPYSRDALPLLPNILPTGNFAGPEVRQYPLWPVYWTTDAPEDMHVCTAPVGAFPPNPHGLYDMHGNVAEWTASRVEDRRGFPPDLYFLRGGSWATGRLLKMRPEARMHARRTTAQPTFGFRVVLDLEAKALPPRPLDPLNNEN, from the coding sequence ATGAAGAAGGATTTTTTCGCGCAGATCGAGGCCGAGATCGAAGAGAAAGAACCGCTGTCCCTGAATGTGCAGGGGTATGAAATTCAGGAGCTGATTGGCGGGGGTGGAATGGGGGAGGTGTATCGGGCCATCCTCACTGCGCGAGGACGGGTGGTGGCCATGAAAGTTGTCTCCGGCAGGTTGACACGGGACCCTGAAGTGACCGCCCGTTTTGAGGCTGAGGTGGCCGCATTATCCCAGCTCAGCCATCATAATGTGGTGCGGGTGCTGGATCATGGGGAGACGGTGAATGGACGCCACTTTTTGGTCATGGAATATGTGGATGGGTGTGATCTGCGACGCCTGCTGCGTGCCCAACGCATGGACATGGAAAGGGGGCTGGATATCTTTCTGAAGGTCTGCGCCGGTGTCAGTCATGCGCATCAGCGGGGGCTGGTGCATCGGGACATCAAGCCTGCGAATATCCTCATCGGCGCGGATGGGACGGTTAAAGTGGCGGATTTCGGGCTGGCTAAAACGCTGGTGGAAAACTCCACTGGCTACAGTTTTACGCAGACCCGGGATACCTTTGGCACTCCGTATTATGTGGCACCCGAAGTGACCCGCAGTGCGGGCATTGCGGATGAAAGGGCGGATGTTTATGCCCTCGGCGTTTTGCTTTATGAGCTACTGACAGGCACGGTGCCGATGGGGCAATTCACTCCTTTATCCGCAAAGACTGGCCTAAATAAAAAAATCGACAGCATTGTCTGCCAGGCGCTGGCGGATGATCCTCAACGTCGTTTGGCCTCTGTCTCTGAGCTGGCGAACACGGTGGAAAAGATCGCCAATGATTACCGGCGGAGACATGAGAAAAAGGCCTGGAGCAGGCGTGTGCTTGCTGTCGCAGCAGTGCTGACCATGATGGGGCTGGGGGTGGCTGCAGGCGCGTGGATATCCAGTGGGAAGCTGCCTTCTTATCAGCCCTTGTTGGGCCTGGACAATGCCCGGGCGGCGGTGCCTGAAAAGCCCTGGGAGAATAGCCTGGGTATGAAATTCGTGCCGCTCGCCGGGACCTCGCTGCTTTTTTGTACCCAAGAGACCCGGGTGAAGGACTATGTTGTTTTTGGCAAAGTGGAAAGTGAGTTCCTCCCGAACTGGCGTGCTGTGGCCCTGGCCGAAAATGACAAATCCGCAGCAGACAGTATCCAAACGCCCACTAGCTGGGCTAATCCCGGTTTCGCCCAAGGGCCGGATCACCCGGTCTGCGGCATGAGCCAGCTGGATGCCCGATTCTTCTGTGCATGGCTAACCAACCATGAGGTGGAGACCGGGTGGTTGAAACCTGGCCAAGTTTACCGGCTGCCCACGGATGCGGAGTGGAGTCTAGCCGCGTGCATTGAAGATGATCCCGGCCCTTACTCCAGGGATGCTCTGCCGCTGCTGCCCAACATTTTGCCGACTGGCAATTTCGCGGGGCCTGAGGTGCGGCAGTATCCTCTGTGGCCCGTTTACTGGACGACGGATGCGCCTGAGGACATGCATGTCTGCACTGCACCTGTGGGTGCGTTTCCGCCCAATCCGCATGGGCTCTATGATATGCATGGAAATGTGGCGGAATGGACGGCCAGCCGTGTGGAGGATAGGCGTGGGTTTCCTCCCGATCTATACTTTTTACGTGGTGGCTCCTGGGCCACGGGAAGGCTTTTGAAAATGAGGCCTGAAGCCCGCATGCATGCGCGGAGGACCACTGCCCAACCGACCTTTGGATTTCGCGTCGTGCTGGACCTGGAGGCCAAGGCGCTGCCGCCACGTCCGCTGGATCCTTTGAATAACGAAAATTAG
- a CDS encoding PSD1 and planctomycete cytochrome C domain-containing protein gives MTSRLILIALSVISSLHAEDTEALFVRRVWPMFQEKCLACHGNDETKIKGGLDMRTLALTLKGGDSEVAALVAGKADESPLYLASTRTHDDWEPMPPKENDRLTDEQLGWLKEWINGGAPWPDEARRVEVAKASSDKWSAEDGITVKTVGALSPDWANRRYKPESLWAYQPVKKPALEVSPSRHPIDALIEKKIPQGVLPAQPADACAFIRRATFDLTGLPPTPEEVNAFVSQMETGGGSNAPYVNLINRLLNSPHYGERMARHWLDVARYADSSGFANDYERGNAWRYRDYVVRSFNEDKPYHQFIKEQVAGDEMAGEDALIATGFLRMGPWELTGMEVAKIARQRFLDDVTNSVGETFLAHSLQCARCHDHKFDPVPTHDYYAMQACFSTTQLAERPAPFTVKENTAGFEERKYLEQRYEGHLAALRDLDNKMLINAEKWFAEKKLDRSDWDSAVASARAFIQGGGKPQGKVKSKGKTKNFAGVFEIARGTLQKRGVPEDQYPPKLVGFEPVDFGNERVARKGLERLKWELERYEPFAFSVYNGRTPQMTSVNQPMRIPEGRMSQGELEQTTILGGGDPFSPTKHVQPGILTALFETADLPASIPTEIEGRRTALADWIANEKNPLTTRTIVNRIWLWHFGQALAGNPNNFGSTGKKPTNPELLDWLAATFVEKGWSFKEMHRIMMTSDAYKRSAELTTASASSAMSREELEASYAVFKPRRLTAEELRDTMLKVTGELNPTLGGIPNRPEINLEVALQPRQVMGTFASAWVPNPLPAQRHRRSLYALKIRGVRDPFMEVFNEPGPDFSCEAREISTVTPQVFSLFNGQASYDRALALANRVVKEAPVDVIGRVIELAYGRPGTADEKAACDIHWKQMQTKHDTLVFTPKQPPLEIIRDAVEENTGEKFSFREKLHAYADFVPDLQPGDVDARTRALADVCLVLLNSNEFAYVY, from the coding sequence ATGACATCTCGCCTGATCCTCATTGCCCTGTCCGTCATTTCTTCGCTCCATGCAGAAGATACGGAGGCGCTTTTTGTTCGCCGCGTGTGGCCTATGTTTCAGGAGAAATGCCTGGCCTGTCATGGCAATGATGAAACGAAAATCAAAGGTGGACTGGATATGCGTACCCTGGCCCTCACCCTCAAAGGTGGAGACAGCGAAGTCGCTGCCCTGGTGGCAGGGAAAGCAGATGAAAGCCCCTTGTATCTGGCATCCACACGCACTCATGATGACTGGGAGCCTATGCCTCCAAAGGAGAATGATAGGTTAACCGATGAACAACTTGGGTGGCTAAAAGAGTGGATCAACGGAGGGGCACCCTGGCCCGATGAAGCCCGACGCGTGGAGGTGGCTAAAGCTTCCTCTGACAAATGGAGCGCTGAGGATGGCATCACCGTAAAGACAGTAGGAGCACTCTCCCCCGACTGGGCCAACAGGCGTTACAAGCCAGAATCCCTATGGGCTTATCAACCGGTAAAAAAACCGGCGCTGGAGGTGTCACCCTCCAGGCATCCCATTGATGCCTTGATTGAAAAAAAAATCCCTCAAGGTGTACTGCCCGCTCAGCCAGCGGATGCCTGTGCATTCATCCGGCGAGCGACTTTTGATCTGACCGGCCTGCCCCCTACCCCCGAGGAGGTGAATGCTTTTGTCAGTCAGATGGAAACGGGCGGAGGCTCCAACGCACCCTATGTAAATCTGATCAACCGATTGTTAAACTCTCCTCATTATGGTGAAAGAATGGCGCGGCACTGGCTGGATGTGGCGAGGTATGCGGACAGCAGCGGCTTTGCCAATGACTATGAGCGGGGCAATGCCTGGCGCTACCGTGACTACGTGGTGCGGAGCTTCAATGAGGACAAACCGTATCACCAATTCATCAAGGAACAGGTCGCTGGAGATGAGATGGCTGGAGAGGACGCGCTGATTGCGACGGGTTTTCTACGCATGGGCCCTTGGGAACTGACTGGCATGGAGGTGGCAAAAATCGCCAGGCAGCGTTTCCTGGACGATGTGACGAACAGCGTCGGAGAAACTTTCCTGGCGCATTCCCTGCAATGCGCGCGCTGCCATGATCACAAATTTGATCCGGTGCCGACCCATGATTATTATGCAATGCAGGCCTGCTTCAGCACGACGCAACTGGCGGAAAGACCCGCGCCTTTTACCGTGAAGGAAAACACGGCGGGCTTTGAGGAAAGGAAGTATCTGGAACAGCGGTACGAAGGGCATCTGGCAGCACTCCGTGATCTGGATAACAAAATGCTTATCAATGCAGAAAAGTGGTTTGCTGAGAAAAAACTGGACCGTAGCGACTGGGACTCAGCAGTGGCCAGTGCCCGTGCTTTTATTCAAGGCGGTGGCAAACCGCAGGGCAAAGTGAAAAGCAAGGGCAAGACAAAGAACTTCGCCGGGGTGTTTGAGATAGCTCGTGGCACCTTACAAAAACGGGGTGTGCCTGAAGACCAGTATCCGCCAAAGCTGGTGGGCTTTGAACCAGTGGACTTTGGCAATGAGCGTGTGGCACGCAAAGGGCTGGAGAGGCTGAAGTGGGAGCTGGAGAGGTATGAGCCGTTTGCCTTCAGCGTTTACAATGGGCGGACTCCGCAGATGACCTCTGTGAACCAGCCGATGCGTATACCCGAAGGGCGCATGAGCCAGGGTGAGCTGGAACAAACAACCATTCTAGGCGGGGGCGATCCCTTTTCACCCACGAAGCACGTGCAACCAGGAATCCTGACCGCATTGTTTGAAACCGCAGATCTCCCCGCTTCCATTCCCACAGAGATCGAAGGCCGACGCACAGCCCTGGCGGACTGGATCGCCAATGAAAAGAATCCCCTAACCACCCGTACTATCGTCAACCGCATCTGGCTGTGGCATTTCGGGCAAGCTCTGGCGGGCAACCCCAACAACTTTGGTAGCACTGGGAAAAAACCAACCAACCCCGAGCTCCTAGACTGGCTGGCGGCGACATTTGTGGAGAAGGGCTGGTCATTCAAGGAGATGCACCGGATCATGATGACCAGTGATGCTTATAAACGAAGCGCTGAGTTAACCACAGCCAGCGCATCATCAGCCATGAGCCGTGAAGAACTGGAGGCAAGCTACGCCGTTTTCAAACCACGCAGGCTCACTGCCGAAGAACTGCGGGACACCATGCTGAAGGTAACTGGTGAATTGAATCCGACACTCGGGGGCATACCCAACCGGCCTGAGATCAATCTGGAAGTTGCCCTGCAACCCCGTCAAGTAATGGGCACCTTTGCCTCCGCCTGGGTGCCAAATCCCCTGCCCGCGCAGCGGCATCGCCGCAGCCTTTATGCACTGAAAATTCGTGGCGTCCGAGATCCTTTCATGGAGGTGTTCAATGAGCCCGGTCCTGACTTCTCATGTGAAGCACGGGAGATATCCACAGTGACCCCACAAGTCTTCAGCCTGTTTAACGGACAGGCCAGCTATGACCGTGCACTGGCCCTGGCAAACAGGGTTGTGAAAGAGGCCCCGGTGGATGTCATCGGACGGGTGATTGAACTGGCGTATGGCCGACCCGGGACGGCAGATGAAAAGGCTGCATGTGATATTCACTGGAAGCAGATGCAGACGAAACACGACACATTAGTCTTTACCCCCAAACAACCACCGTTGGAGATCATCCGCGATGCCGTGGAAGAAAATACAGGAGAGAAATTTAGCTTTCGTGAAAAGCTCCATGCCTATGCAGATTTTGTTCCTGACCTCCAACCCGGTGATGTAGATGCCCGCACTCGTGCGCTCGCAGACGTGTGCTTGGTATTGCTGAATTCCAATGAGTTTGCCTATGTCTATTGA
- a CDS encoding sigma-70 family RNA polymerase sigma factor, translating into MDTPPIQTEALILLLTQHQDRLFRYIYALLPNEADARDALQETSVALFRKFDQYDPSRPFLPWAYRFAYLQVQKQREKNARSPLLFSEDVMDLLANERMHIEPQLDERIRLLDGCLDKLTPQDRELITSRYGLHQSAEEMMQRFSLSRRTLFRNLEMLRQRLHECVTRQLQLEGLA; encoded by the coding sequence ATGGACACACCCCCAATCCAGACGGAAGCATTGATCCTGCTGCTGACCCAGCATCAGGACCGGCTGTTTCGTTACATCTACGCATTGCTACCGAATGAAGCAGATGCGCGGGATGCGCTACAGGAGACGAGCGTGGCATTGTTTCGGAAATTCGACCAGTATGATCCCTCGCGCCCTTTTTTGCCATGGGCGTACCGGTTCGCCTACCTGCAAGTTCAGAAGCAGCGGGAAAAAAATGCCCGCTCTCCCCTGCTGTTCAGTGAGGATGTGATGGATCTGCTGGCGAATGAGCGTATGCACATTGAGCCTCAGCTTGATGAACGTATTCGCTTGCTTGATGGCTGTCTGGATAAACTCACTCCACAGGACAGGGAACTCATCACCAGCCGCTATGGATTGCACCAAAGTGCGGAGGAAATGATGCAGCGTTTCTCACTGAGCCGCCGCACCCTGTTCCGTAATCTGGAAATGCTGCGTCAGCGCCTGCATGAATGCGTCACACGCCAGCTTCAATTGGAGGGCCTCGCATGA